Genomic segment of Bacteroidota bacterium:
GGGTACAATTTATCCCGGACAGGCCCGGGCCGAAGGGGCAAACGGACAGGAATATACCGTCCTCTATACCCAGGCTGCGCGGAGTAGCTCGCCGCTTACTTCACTTGGCTTCGAAAAAGGCCTCGAGCCTATGGGGCTTGGCTGGCTTGGCAAATACATCGTACTTATTTGTGTATTGATGTTTGCCTTGTCGACGGCAATTTCCTGGAGTTACTACGGTGACCGCTGTGCAAACTACCTGTGGGGCGCGAAAGCCATCCTGCCGTATAAATTTGTATATGTCTTGATGCACTTCCTCGGCGCCATTGTCGCAGTAACGACAATCTGGGACCTTGGGGATGTTGCGCTGTCGCTTGTTACCATTCCGAACGTTATAGCATTGTTCATGCTGTCCGGCCTGGTTAAGAAGTTGACCGACAAGTATTTCGAAGAAAAACCCTGGGAGAAATAAACCCATCCGAAATACACTATTTACGAGGGGGGCGTGCAGCAGCATGCCCCCCTTTTTTATTACATGATATCGTGTCTGTAAGCGCCCGAAGTGGCGAGACGCTTTACGTCTCATCTTGGGATCAGCCTTGAGAGATTACGATTTAGGCTGGTTTTGATTACAAAACCTGCTTGTTTTTGCGTACATCACATGCGGGGTAAAGCTTGTCGGGATTTGCTTCTCCTCAAATAATTACTGGCTTAAATGCCCGCCAGGGACTTAAATAAGCGGTTTTAAGGTGTGGTGTCACAAAAATGTGTTTTATTTATGGGAGGAATAGCAGGTTGGGCATGGTCCTTGTAATTCAATTGGTTGTAATTAAAAACAAACTCAGTCAAACTCATGCAGCATCCGTTTCGTACCTCGCATGACTTTGCTCCCCACTCAGTGCGCTTCAACGGAAGAATTAAAGAAGGGTCCCTCCAGACCAAAGATCAGATCCGTTGGGCCAGACCGAAATTTGAGACTACCCTTTCAAGAGTAGCAAAACGCATTCGCTTCGATGCGAATCTGGTGCACAGACTCCAAGCTGTGACCAACTGATAAAAACAAATGGCACAAGGTTGATGATGCAACACTGCCTTTAAGTGCCCTGGGAGAATAAAACGGACCCACGTTTTATCAGGCCTATTGCACCTTGCCCTGGTTGACCCGTAAGTTGATCGGCAAGTTGCAATAGGCTTTTTTGTTTACAGGTATGCATTACGATTTTTTGGCGCTGGGTGACTCTTATACCATTGGGGAAGGCGTGGATCTGGCGGAAGGGTGGCCGGCCCAACTCGTTGAACTTCTGGCAGAAGACGCACTCCATTTTAACCCACCTAACATCATCGCCCAAACGGGCTGGACCACCGACGACTTACTCACGGCACTCGATACACAAAAACCCTCATCCCGTTACCATCTGGTCTCGCTGTTGATTGGCGTGAATAACCAGTACCAGAGTTTGGACATTGCTGCGTACCAGCAAGGCTTTGAACAGCTACTCGAGCGTGCTATTGCTTACGCTGATGGGGTGGCCGGCCGTGTGCTTGTTTTGTCCATTCCCGATTGGGGCGTCACCCCGTTTGCGCAAAAGGATGAATCACGCAGTCCTGCACAAATAGCAGAGGAGATTGATGCCTTTAACAAGATCAATTGTAGCGTGGCCTATCGCGCAGGCTGTATGTATGCTGACGTGACTGTCCTGACGCGTGAGCACAAAATGGATACACATGCCTGGGCTGCTGATGGCTTACATCCGGGCCCCCTGCTTTACACACACTGGGCGCGTAAACTGCAGCCACAACTGCGACTTCGCCTGACTGCGTGATGCTCCGGATTCTGGTCAGTGCATGTAGCAAGGCTGCGACATCTAAAAGGTTGCAATGGCCGTTTTTTCGCTTTATGCTGTGATATGGCAACGTGGAGCGGAAATTGCCGGCGTTGATTACATCCGCGGACCAAGCAAAGTAAAGCAAATGAACCACAGCTTACTAATTGGCAGTCTGTTGCTTTTGATATGCAGCAGCTGCGTACAATCTAATAAACTTGCCCAGCATCCCCTGGACGGCAAACGCGTTGCCGTGGTTTCCGAAATACCGCAAGCCCCCTTTGCAGATTTTAACATGACAATTTTTGACCGGGTGGGGCAGGATGTACCCATCGCCAATATGGGCGAACCCGGGAGCCGGGAAATTCCTCCACTTGTGGTGCACAAATCAGACGTGAGCGATGCCCCGCAGGGGCCAGCAACCGAAGTCCATGCGCTGATCGATAGCGTATTGATAGCCTTTGACATGTCAGCACACATGATTGATGCAACGCATAACCGAAGCGCCTCCATGATGCGGTTTGAGCCGGTTGCAGACAGCGATGGTGCAGAGTATCAGCTTGAAGTAGCCGTCGAAGATTATGGTATCGGCGCAGATGCTTGGGACGGGACAGCCTATTTTGAAGTGATGGGGCAGGTTAAGCTCGTGGAAGCAGCCAGTGGAGCCACAATTTGGGAAGGTGAAGTTATGGAGATTACAACGGTCTCCAGTGCGCTATTGCAGGTAGGCCGGCCTGCTGGTGATCTGAATACGCCGGCGGATATGTCTCGACTATCGTTCCTCGAAATGCAGAGTGTGCTCAAAGGGCTCGCTGCGTATGCTTCCATCCAATTGACGGCTCCGTTTCAGGAAGCCTATTTCAAAACCTATAACCGTGAGTCGGCACGCTTCGACAGCCGGCAGCAGGACGATCGATTCAGCGCTGCTTCTCCACGTAGTCTATAATGCGATAGGCAATGGCCTGCGCAAGCGCAGGTGAGTTGCCCCAGGCCCTGTTGTTGGCAATGATGTTAAGTTGCGCCTCCTGTTGATGGGCCTGAAATGCCAACGCTGTGACATCGAGTATCATGTCGTTGCCACCTTTGCTGTTTACAATGGCGTCTACCGGCTTTTCAAAAGGATACGCTTGTGCGTATGCTTTTGCGTAGCTGAGCCGGAGCGGCGTAAGCAGGCGCGCAACAACAGAGCGGTCTGCTGCTGAGAACAGTTTGTTGCAGCGTTGCCACTGGTCCCTAAGCGGAGGGAGCCACGTCCAGTGACTGAACACAAAACCCAGCCCTGTGCTTTCGAGCCACGCAAAGTAGGCCGGCGTCAATAAGTGGGGAGACCGTATTTCGAGATGCCCCTGCACGTCATTGG
This window contains:
- a CDS encoding GDSL-type esterase/lipase family protein, translating into MHYDFLALGDSYTIGEGVDLAEGWPAQLVELLAEDALHFNPPNIIAQTGWTTDDLLTALDTQKPSSRYHLVSLLIGVNNQYQSLDIAAYQQGFEQLLERAIAYADGVAGRVLVLSIPDWGVTPFAQKDESRSPAQIAEEIDAFNKINCSVAYRAGCMYADVTVLTREHKMDTHAWAADGLHPGPLLYTHWARKLQPQLRLRLTA
- a CDS encoding DUF72 domain-containing protein translates to RLKGIIFEQSYQRVADSPSDVQNIAELDGFFKNLPNDVQGHLEIRSPHLLTPAYFAWLESTGLGFVFSHWTWLPPLRDQWQRCNKLFSAADRSVVARLLTPLRLSYAKAYAQAYPFEKPVDAIVNSKGGNDMILDVTALAFQAHQQEAQLNIIANNRAWGNSPALAQAIAYRIIDYVEKQR